A single Desulfobaculum xiamenense DNA region contains:
- the surE gene encoding 5'/3'-nucleotidase SurE — protein MHILLTNDDGIQAPGLRAMYRALIDAGHDVHVVAPVSEQSAVGHAITIAMPLKVKTFTENGFHGLGVHGTPVDCVKLGLTTLLRGVTPDLVVSGINSGCNVGVDIIYSGTVSAATEGALMGIPSLAVSYDDWTPTDLSGQAAWVAEFIARTDWTALSGDTLLNLNFPKGPVEQARELRLCPQTRASYNDWYQERRDPRGHAYYWLEGEIPPDRVSPGTDRALLSQGHITLTPLKFNFTDQNALELLRSMGVR, from the coding sequence ATGCATATTCTTCTGACCAACGACGACGGCATTCAGGCCCCCGGCCTGCGTGCCATGTACCGGGCGCTCATCGACGCCGGGCACGACGTTCACGTCGTGGCCCCCGTGTCGGAGCAGTCCGCCGTGGGGCACGCCATCACCATCGCCATGCCCCTCAAGGTGAAGACCTTCACCGAGAACGGCTTCCATGGCCTCGGCGTGCACGGCACGCCCGTGGACTGCGTGAAGCTCGGCCTGACCACGCTACTTCGTGGCGTGACGCCGGACCTCGTGGTTTCCGGCATCAACAGCGGCTGCAACGTGGGCGTGGACATCATCTACTCCGGCACTGTCAGCGCCGCCACCGAGGGGGCGCTCATGGGCATTCCCTCCCTCGCCGTCTCCTACGACGACTGGACGCCCACGGACCTCTCCGGCCAGGCCGCATGGGTGGCGGAATTCATCGCCCGCACCGACTGGACCGCGCTGTCTGGCGACACGCTGCTCAACCTGAACTTTCCCAAGGGGCCGGTGGAGCAGGCGCGCGAGCTGCGTCTGTGCCCGCAGACGCGGGCCTCGTACAACGACTGGTATCAGGAGCGCCGCGACCCGCGCGGCCACGCGTACTACTGGCTCGAAGGCGAAATCCCGCCGGACCGGGTGTCGCCGGGGACCGACAGGGCTTTGCTCAGTCAGGGGCACATCACGCTCACGCCGCTCAAGTTCAACTTCACCGACCAAAATGCTCTGGAACTGTTGCGCTCCATGGGCGTTCGTTGA
- the fba gene encoding class II fructose-1,6-bisphosphate aldolase — protein MPLTGPREMFQKAYKGGYAVGAFNVNNMEIIQGIIAAAEEERAPLILQVSAGARKYASQVYLMKLVEAALVDADLPICVHLDHGADFDICKACIDGGFTSVMIDGSHLPFDENIALTKRVVDYAHDKGVWVEAELGRLAGIEEHVVSEENVYTDPDQAMEFVERSGCDSLAIAIGTSHGAYKFKGEPRLDFERLEKITKMMPDYPLVLHGSSSVPQEFVEMANQFGGQIPGAKGVPEDLLRKAATYGVCKINIDTDIRLAMTAVIRKTLMENPSEFDPRKYLGPARTAVKNMVQHKIKNVLGCSNAI, from the coding sequence ATGCCACTTACCGGACCCAGGGAGATGTTCCAGAAGGCCTACAAGGGCGGCTACGCCGTCGGTGCCTTCAACGTGAACAACATGGAGATCATTCAGGGTATCATCGCCGCGGCCGAGGAGGAGCGCGCCCCGCTTATTCTCCAGGTCTCCGCAGGCGCCCGCAAGTACGCCAGCCAGGTTTACCTCATGAAGCTCGTGGAGGCGGCTCTCGTGGATGCCGACCTGCCCATCTGCGTGCACCTCGACCACGGCGCGGATTTCGACATCTGCAAGGCCTGCATCGACGGCGGTTTCACTTCCGTCATGATCGACGGTTCGCACCTGCCCTTTGACGAGAACATCGCGCTGACCAAGCGCGTGGTGGACTACGCCCACGACAAGGGCGTGTGGGTCGAGGCCGAACTCGGCCGTCTGGCTGGCATCGAAGAGCACGTCGTCTCCGAGGAGAACGTGTACACCGATCCCGATCAGGCCATGGAATTCGTCGAGCGCTCCGGCTGCGATTCCCTTGCCATCGCCATCGGCACCAGCCATGGCGCGTACAAGTTCAAGGGCGAGCCCCGCCTCGATTTCGAGCGGCTGGAGAAGATCACCAAGATGATGCCCGACTACCCGTTGGTGCTCCACGGTTCCTCTTCCGTTCCGCAGGAGTTCGTGGAAATGGCCAACCAGTTCGGCGGCCAGATTCCCGGCGCCAAGGGTGTGCCCGAAGACCTGCTGCGCAAGGCCGCGACCTACGGCGTGTGCAAGATCAACATCGACACGGATATCCGTCTCGCCATGACCGCCGTCATCCGTAAGACGCTCATGGAGAATCCGTCCGAGTTCGATCCGCGCAAGTACCTCGGCCCCGCGCGTACCGCTGTGAAGAACATGGTCCAGCACAAGATCAAGAACGTGCTCGGCTGCTCCAACGCCATCTAA
- the gap gene encoding type I glyceraldehyde-3-phosphate dehydrogenase, whose product MAVKVGINGFGRIGRFLTRLLAQEKDVELSMINARADNASLAHLLKYDSVHGRYNGEIVANDEGFVIDGHQVKVSRDPLGEWHWGNGPADIVVETTGKVKDREGLAKHIDCGAKKVIIGAPGKDVDLTIVPGVNDHLYDPAKHHILSNASCTTNCMAPATKVINDTFGIRHGLMTTIHSYTMSQRILDGSHKDLRRARAAAMSIIPTTTGAAKAVTAVIPELKGKLDGMAMRIPTPNVSLVDLVVELERDVTVEEVNAVLKAAAEGPMKGNMGYSDEPLVSIDYVSSPYGGVVDSLLTSVMDKRMLKLIIWYDNEGGYTNQLLRLIKRVAKGM is encoded by the coding sequence ATGGCTGTCAAGGTTGGCATCAATGGCTTCGGCCGCATCGGTCGTTTTCTGACCCGTCTTCTCGCGCAGGAGAAGGACGTCGAACTGTCCATGATTAACGCCCGCGCGGACAACGCCTCGCTGGCGCACCTGCTCAAGTACGACTCCGTCCATGGCCGCTACAACGGCGAGATCGTCGCCAATGACGAGGGCTTCGTCATCGACGGCCATCAGGTCAAGGTGTCGCGCGATCCCCTCGGCGAATGGCACTGGGGCAACGGCCCCGCCGACATCGTCGTGGAGACCACCGGCAAGGTGAAGGACCGCGAAGGCCTCGCCAAGCACATCGACTGCGGCGCGAAGAAGGTCATCATCGGCGCACCCGGCAAGGACGTGGACCTGACCATCGTCCCCGGCGTCAACGATCACCTCTACGACCCGGCCAAGCACCACATTCTGTCCAACGCCTCCTGCACGACCAACTGCATGGCTCCGGCCACCAAGGTGATTAACGATACCTTCGGCATCCGCCACGGTCTCATGACCACCATCCATTCCTACACCATGAGCCAGCGCATCCTCGACGGTTCCCACAAGGACCTCCGCCGCGCCCGCGCAGCCGCCATGAGCATCATCCCGACCACCACCGGCGCGGCCAAGGCCGTCACCGCGGTCATTCCCGAGCTCAAGGGCAAGCTGGACGGCATGGCCATGCGCATCCCCACCCCCAACGTCTCCCTCGTGGACCTCGTTGTGGAGCTGGAACGCGACGTGACCGTGGAAGAGGTTAACGCCGTGCTCAAGGCCGCAGCCGAAGGCCCCATGAAGGGCAACATGGGCTACTCCGACGAGCCGCTCGTCTCCATCGACTACGTGTCCAGCCCCTACGGCGGCGTCGTCGATTCCCTGCTGACCAGCGTGATGGACAAGCGCATGCTCAAGCTCATCATCTGGTACGACAACGAAGGCGGCTACACCAACCAGCTCCTTCGCCTCATCAAGCGCGTCGCCAAGGGCATGTAG
- a CDS encoding YigZ family protein, which translates to MGQEYLIPAVDRHCVEETIKRSRFITTIARADSIEAARAFIDTIRHEHPDATHYCWAFNAGPAGDTARIGCSDDGEPSGTAGRPMLNVLQHCDVGEIAVVVTRYFGGVKLGTGGLVRAYSGMVQLGLDSLPTRRTFEAARLRVGIDYRHITLLKRLLPEYEATIESEAFAQDATFTLMLPARNADALRERVTELTDATARIATLRDEA; encoded by the coding sequence ATGGGTCAGGAATATCTCATCCCCGCCGTGGACCGGCATTGCGTCGAGGAAACGATCAAGCGCAGCCGATTCATCACCACCATTGCCCGTGCGGACAGCATCGAAGCCGCCCGCGCCTTCATCGACACCATCCGCCACGAGCACCCCGACGCCACCCACTACTGCTGGGCCTTCAACGCCGGACCGGCGGGCGATACGGCCCGCATCGGTTGTTCCGACGACGGCGAACCCTCCGGCACTGCCGGACGCCCCATGCTCAACGTGTTGCAGCACTGCGACGTGGGCGAGATCGCCGTGGTCGTCACCCGCTACTTCGGCGGCGTGAAGCTCGGCACCGGCGGCCTCGTGCGCGCCTACTCCGGCATGGTCCAGCTGGGGCTCGACAGCCTCCCAACACGCCGGACCTTCGAGGCCGCGCGGCTGCGCGTCGGCATCGACTACCGCCACATCACCCTCCTCAAGCGCCTGCTGCCCGAGTACGAGGCCACCATCGAATCCGAAGCCTTCGCGCAGGACGCGACCTTCACCCTCATGCTCCCCGCGCGCAACGCCGACGCCCTGCGCGAACGCGTCACCGAACTCACCGACGCCACGGCACGCATCGCCACGCTGCGCGACGAGGCGTAG
- a CDS encoding molybdopterin-dependent oxidoreductase — MGYPIAMKNEKRITACTLDCPDTCSLAVSCREDGSLSFTGNPDHPFTRGFICPKTARFCERLTHPDRITQPLVREGANYWPVSWDDAFRLIAKRIDRLRSRPESILHVRGYGYRGVLADASKWFFGKLGASTTCGSPCDSAGMAAFEEDFGALAQNDIHDLGNAARIVNWGRDLSRSSVHLAAIVRNARKGGAKVLSISPGGDGNADFSDHMVRIRPGTDRFLAAALCMGLADAGVADEVADRCANFEEFRGLLAGLDLGELLGACDVAPEDYARLLRWYAADGPTATLVGWGLQRYLNGGENVRFIDAVATLSGNMGISGGGSYYGHSSGRNFIKWAARDVAPAPRALPVHDIGRAIIEADPPIEMIWVDGVNLINQLPAGDVTAEAFGRCGFVVAVEAFFTDTALRADLILPCALMAEREDVVGSSLHDWVNWSAKVLDPPGEARCDWDILAELGSRLAEPIIMPDREEALRTALDSPALHATPEELRAAGFLKASWPQVAFEGMCFAHPDGLCRLPDVLSPEPDAHAKYPCRLLTLVSRRAIHSQIPVDEDPEALEAFVSPANPCVVGLDTSVPVYAATPRGRVAVRVRFDETIHPSAVIVRRGGWMRHGRSLNPIIAPMETDRGGGTAYYSQCVRLEN; from the coding sequence ATGGGCTATCCCATTGCAATGAAGAACGAAAAACGCATCACGGCATGCACTCTCGACTGTCCGGACACCTGTTCCCTTGCGGTTTCCTGCCGCGAGGACGGGAGTCTGTCGTTCACGGGCAATCCGGATCATCCCTTCACGCGGGGCTTCATCTGCCCGAAGACGGCCCGCTTCTGCGAGCGCCTAACGCATCCGGACCGCATCACGCAGCCGCTGGTGCGCGAGGGGGCGAACTACTGGCCGGTAAGCTGGGACGATGCGTTTCGGCTCATCGCCAAGCGCATCGACCGATTGCGTTCGCGTCCGGAATCCATCCTGCATGTCCGGGGCTACGGCTACCGGGGCGTGCTGGCCGACGCCTCGAAGTGGTTCTTCGGCAAGCTCGGGGCGTCCACGACGTGCGGTTCGCCGTGCGACTCGGCGGGCATGGCCGCTTTCGAGGAGGACTTCGGCGCGCTGGCGCAGAACGATATCCACGATCTGGGGAATGCCGCGCGCATCGTGAACTGGGGCCGCGACCTGTCGCGAAGCTCGGTGCATCTGGCGGCCATCGTGCGCAATGCCCGCAAGGGCGGGGCGAAGGTGCTCAGCATCTCCCCCGGCGGCGACGGCAACGCCGATTTTTCGGACCACATGGTGCGCATCCGTCCGGGGACGGACCGCTTTCTCGCCGCGGCGCTGTGCATGGGCCTCGCGGATGCGGGTGTGGCCGACGAGGTGGCGGACCGCTGTGCGAATTTCGAGGAATTCCGGGGGCTTCTGGCGGGGCTGGACCTTGGGGAACTGCTCGGCGCGTGCGATGTCGCGCCTGAGGACTACGCGCGGCTCCTGCGTTGGTACGCGGCGGACGGTCCCACGGCCACGCTGGTGGGCTGGGGACTCCAGCGCTACCTGAACGGCGGCGAGAACGTGCGCTTCATCGACGCGGTGGCGACGCTGTCGGGGAACATGGGCATTTCCGGCGGGGGGAGCTACTACGGGCATTCGTCCGGACGCAATTTCATCAAATGGGCCGCGCGGGACGTCGCCCCGGCTCCGCGCGCGCTGCCCGTGCACGACATTGGCCGGGCCATTATCGAGGCCGATCCGCCGATCGAGATGATCTGGGTGGACGGTGTGAACCTCATCAACCAGCTTCCTGCGGGCGACGTGACGGCGGAGGCCTTCGGCAGATGCGGATTCGTGGTCGCGGTGGAGGCGTTCTTTACGGACACGGCCCTTCGCGCGGACCTCATCCTGCCCTGCGCCCTCATGGCCGAGCGTGAGGACGTGGTGGGGTCGAGCTTGCATGACTGGGTGAACTGGTCCGCAAAGGTTCTGGACCCCCCGGGCGAGGCGCGCTGCGACTGGGATATCCTCGCGGAACTGGGGAGCAGGCTGGCCGAGCCCATCATCATGCCCGATAGGGAGGAGGCGCTGCGTACGGCGCTGGATTCGCCTGCCTTGCATGCCACGCCGGAGGAACTGCGCGCGGCGGGATTCCTGAAGGCCTCGTGGCCGCAGGTGGCCTTTGAGGGTATGTGTTTCGCGCATCCTGACGGGCTGTGCCGCCTGCCGGACGTCCTGTCTCCAGAGCCGGACGCCCACGCCAAGTACCCCTGCCGTCTGCTGACCCTTGTCAGCCGCAGGGCCATCCACTCGCAGATTCCGGTTGATGAGGACCCGGAAGCTCTGGAGGCGTTTGTTTCGCCAGCCAATCCGTGCGTTGTGGGGCTGGATACGTCCGTCCCTGTCTATGCGGCCACCCCGCGCGGACGGGTGGCGGTGCGGGTGCGCTTCGACGAAACCATTCACCCCTCGGCGGTTATCGTCCGTCGCGGCGGGTGGATGCGCCATGGCCGTAGCCTCAATCCGATCATCGCCCCAATGGAAACGGACCGTGGCGGCGGAACGGCCTACTACAGCCAATGCGTGCGGCTGGAGAATTGA
- a CDS encoding ATP-binding protein encodes MANGQWTLKHKLNVAIIATFLLIAAVAVVVLSDLQRTRMTKAIDDIRLLLETIVQRDLEPLSNELFEGRIRALELRIHRMLDVRGVLEVEVHDAQGSPLVSTTTANLDQIAPLSPDEMHGLEGKAVISNETWGGQSTLVFAREIRIIGTQLGFISIRYALGPVELAELRTRQVFIGLFLAILLTMLVVLNASLSRMIIDPIRALRDVLNEMRSGNLDLRVKTKSSDEVGELGKAFNEMSAELSATYREVDAKNGELRERNAALRNEITERRRAEEEALRLQRLLADVFDSMPSILVSVNPDGTVSQWNLRAQASTGLNSHDAQGRHLTEVFPRLGREMDNVARAIREKTPFVTQRLSHQKDGETRFEDVTVYPLMAEGVSGAVIRMDDVTERVRIEEMMIQTEKMLSVGGLAAGMAHEINNPLGVILQGVQNIERRLLPDIPANVVAAQEVGCSLDKVREYLDKRKILRMLSGMRDAGKRAARIVSNMLDFSRKSESRMGPHDLATIVDDTLELAANDYDLKKKYDFRKIIIEREMAQDMPSVVCIRTEIEQVLLNILRNATQAMAMHGTGEAEPHLVLRTYLENGHAVIEVQDNGPGMDAALQKRIFEPFYTTKPPGVGTGLGLSVSYFIITQNHGGEFHVRSEPGQGATFIIRLPLGARQTGEGDPSLRV; translated from the coding sequence ATGGCAAACGGACAGTGGACGCTCAAGCACAAGCTCAACGTGGCCATCATCGCCACGTTCCTGCTCATCGCCGCGGTGGCCGTGGTTGTGCTGTCTGATTTGCAGCGCACGCGCATGACCAAGGCCATCGACGACATCCGTCTGCTCCTTGAAACCATCGTCCAGCGTGATCTGGAGCCGCTATCCAATGAACTCTTCGAGGGGCGCATTCGGGCGCTGGAACTGCGCATCCATCGGATGCTCGACGTGCGCGGCGTACTGGAGGTCGAGGTGCATGACGCGCAAGGCTCACCCCTCGTCAGCACCACCACAGCCAACCTCGATCAGATTGCACCACTCTCGCCGGACGAAATGCATGGGCTGGAGGGAAAGGCCGTCATCAGTAACGAGACATGGGGCGGACAGAGCACCCTCGTCTTCGCGCGCGAGATACGAATCATCGGCACGCAGCTCGGATTCATCTCCATCCGCTACGCCCTCGGCCCCGTGGAACTTGCGGAATTGCGCACCCGACAGGTCTTCATCGGGCTGTTCCTCGCCATTTTGCTCACCATGCTCGTCGTGCTCAATGCGAGCCTGTCACGGATGATCATCGACCCCATCCGCGCGCTTCGCGACGTGCTCAACGAAATGCGCAGCGGCAACCTCGACCTGCGGGTCAAGACGAAAAGTAGCGACGAGGTGGGGGAACTGGGCAAGGCCTTCAACGAGATGTCCGCCGAACTTTCGGCAACCTATCGAGAGGTCGACGCCAAGAACGGTGAACTGCGCGAGCGCAACGCCGCCCTGCGAAACGAGATAACCGAGCGACGGCGCGCCGAGGAGGAGGCCCTGCGCCTCCAGCGGCTCCTGGCCGACGTGTTCGACTCCATGCCCTCGATTCTCGTGAGCGTGAATCCCGATGGAACGGTCAGCCAATGGAATCTCCGCGCGCAAGCGTCCACGGGATTGAACTCGCACGACGCGCAGGGCCGACATCTCACCGAGGTCTTTCCACGCCTCGGACGCGAGATGGACAATGTGGCCCGCGCCATCCGCGAGAAAACGCCCTTCGTCACGCAGCGCCTGTCGCACCAGAAGGATGGTGAAACCCGCTTCGAGGACGTCACGGTCTATCCGCTCATGGCGGAAGGCGTGTCCGGCGCGGTGATACGGATGGACGACGTGACGGAGCGGGTGCGCATTGAGGAGATGATGATCCAGACCGAAAAGATGCTCTCCGTCGGCGGACTGGCCGCAGGCATGGCCCACGAGATCAACAACCCCCTCGGCGTCATCCTTCAGGGCGTGCAGAATATCGAACGACGGCTTCTGCCGGACATCCCGGCCAATGTCGTCGCCGCGCAGGAGGTGGGCTGTTCCCTCGACAAGGTCCGCGAGTACCTCGATAAACGAAAGATACTGCGCATGCTTTCCGGCATGCGCGACGCAGGCAAACGCGCCGCGCGCATCGTCTCCAACATGCTCGACTTCAGCCGCAAGAGCGAGTCGCGCATGGGCCCGCACGACCTCGCGACCATCGTGGACGATACGCTCGAACTCGCCGCCAACGATTACGATCTCAAGAAGAAGTACGATTTCCGAAAGATCATCATCGAACGAGAGATGGCGCAGGACATGCCGTCGGTAGTCTGCATCCGCACGGAGATCGAACAGGTGCTGCTGAACATCCTGCGCAACGCCACGCAGGCCATGGCCATGCACGGCACCGGCGAAGCCGAGCCCCACCTTGTCCTGCGGACCTACCTTGAGAACGGACACGCCGTCATCGAGGTGCAGGACAACGGTCCCGGCATGGACGCGGCACTCCAGAAACGCATCTTCGAGCCGTTCTACACCACCAAGCCTCCCGGCGTTGGCACGGGGCTCGGGCTTTCCGTCTCCTACTTCATCATCACCCAGAACCACGGCGGCGAGTTCCATGTCCGCTCGGAGCCGGGGCAGGGTGCCACCTTCATCATCCGCCTCCCACTTGGCGCACGGCAGACCGGCGAGGGCGACCCGTCGCTTCGCGTCTAA
- a CDS encoding ABC transporter substrate-binding protein, which yields MIRALLILTMALLLAHSGTAFCAEPILLGAVFAKTGLAAKANIHNYRMVRYAVNEINERGGLLGRNVVLLEYDNASSSLGSSAAAAQAVADGVCCVVGPFWSAHAQAMGKVLQRARVPMIAAASTADAVTEAGDYIFRAGYVDSFQGRVIAAFALEDLKARSVSVLTNISTTYSPGLAAAFIKRFESGGGHVVQRGEYLLDTTDFSGFLLSMRELRPDIAFLPGYSRDTALILMQAQNLGLDTVFVGGDGWSSLNDYPVFKAGFKGRGYFVSHWHRDSPVPESHAFLARYAAKSGDTEGDATPASMVSYDAVGLFADAVRRANSCEPSAIRDALAATRDYPGVTGRITFDDKGNPSKQAVIIRQNGNRPEFVRIVQPYEAGTE from the coding sequence ATGATCCGCGCGCTCCTTATCCTCACCATGGCGCTACTTCTGGCGCATTCCGGCACGGCCTTCTGCGCAGAGCCGATTCTCCTCGGTGCCGTTTTCGCCAAGACCGGGTTGGCTGCCAAGGCGAACATTCACAACTATCGAATGGTCCGTTACGCCGTTAACGAGATCAACGAACGTGGCGGATTGCTTGGGCGCAATGTTGTGTTGCTCGAATACGACAACGCAAGCTCATCCCTTGGTTCCAGCGCGGCTGCGGCGCAGGCCGTGGCCGATGGCGTGTGCTGCGTGGTGGGACCGTTCTGGAGCGCCCACGCGCAAGCCATGGGAAAGGTGTTGCAGCGGGCACGCGTGCCGATGATCGCTGCCGCCTCAACGGCAGACGCGGTAACCGAGGCCGGCGACTACATATTTCGCGCCGGATACGTCGATTCCTTCCAGGGACGCGTCATCGCCGCCTTCGCGCTGGAAGATCTGAAGGCGCGCTCCGTATCCGTACTGACCAATATCAGCACCACCTACAGCCCCGGGCTCGCCGCTGCGTTCATCAAACGCTTCGAGTCCGGAGGCGGGCACGTTGTGCAGCGTGGCGAATATCTTCTCGACACAACTGACTTCAGTGGGTTTCTCCTGTCGATGCGGGAGTTGCGCCCCGATATCGCATTTCTCCCGGGATACTCGCGTGATACGGCCCTCATCCTCATGCAGGCGCAGAATCTCGGCTTGGATACGGTCTTCGTGGGCGGCGACGGGTGGTCATCGCTGAACGACTACCCCGTCTTCAAAGCGGGTTTCAAGGGACGCGGTTACTTCGTCTCCCACTGGCACCGGGACAGCCCCGTACCGGAAAGCCACGCCTTTCTGGCACGATATGCTGCAAAAAGTGGGGACACGGAAGGAGACGCCACACCGGCGAGCATGGTCAGCTATGACGCCGTGGGACTCTTTGCTGATGCGGTGCGCAGGGCCAACAGTTGCGAGCCTTCGGCCATCCGCGACGCTCTGGCCGCCACGCGAGACTACCCCGGCGTAACCGGGCGCATCACCTTCGACGACAAGGGGAATCCATCGAAGCAGGCCGTGATTATCCGGCAGAACGGCAATCGGCCAGAATTCGTCCGGATCGTCCAGCCTTACGAGGCAGGAACGGAGTAA
- a CDS encoding ABC transporter substrate-binding protein: protein MRMMVRLAAVLLCLSMGVAHASEPIRVAAIFAATGEASLSNALSFDVLRFGVERINADGGLLGRPVELLEFDNKSITVASKTAAEAAVAQGATFVIGPSWSSHALAAAQVLQKAGIPMMATTATAPEVTKVGDFIFRACFLDDFQGVCAAEFAWRDLHFKRAAVLVNVSNAYSVSLASEFERAFTGLGGDVVYQAEYLTDERNFEEIFANVVRREAEVVFIPGYPHDTGQAITQARSMNLAVTFLGGDSWSPMNRMPLGWSNSTSIYYVTHWHRDAPTPESRAFVEEFSRAAGADVLAELSPGNVLAYDALQLFAAAVRAAGSAEPRRIRDALAATNGFRGATGTFSFDEQRNPRKDAFILQIVGEDTVFVKTVHSEGK, encoded by the coding sequence ATGCGCATGATGGTCCGGCTTGCCGCAGTACTGCTATGCCTCTCCATGGGCGTCGCCCATGCGAGTGAGCCTATACGTGTGGCGGCCATATTCGCGGCCACCGGCGAGGCATCGCTCAGCAACGCCTTGAGCTTCGACGTACTGCGTTTCGGGGTGGAGCGAATCAACGCCGATGGGGGGCTGCTTGGCAGGCCCGTCGAACTGCTGGAATTCGACAACAAGAGCATTACCGTCGCATCCAAAACCGCTGCCGAGGCGGCCGTGGCGCAGGGGGCGACGTTCGTTATCGGACCGTCGTGGAGTTCACATGCTCTTGCCGCTGCGCAGGTGTTGCAGAAAGCGGGCATTCCCATGATGGCCACCACCGCCACGGCTCCGGAGGTGACCAAGGTGGGCGACTTCATCTTTCGGGCGTGCTTCCTGGATGACTTCCAAGGCGTGTGCGCGGCGGAATTCGCGTGGCGGGATCTGCATTTCAAGCGCGCCGCAGTGCTGGTAAACGTCAGCAATGCCTACAGCGTGAGCCTCGCGTCCGAATTCGAGCGAGCCTTCACAGGTCTCGGTGGGGACGTGGTCTATCAGGCCGAGTATCTGACGGATGAACGCAATTTCGAGGAAATTTTCGCAAACGTCGTGCGTCGCGAGGCGGAGGTGGTTTTCATTCCCGGGTATCCGCACGATACGGGGCAGGCTATCACGCAGGCCCGCTCCATGAATCTGGCGGTGACCTTCCTCGGTGGGGACTCGTGGTCGCCAATGAACAGGATGCCTCTGGGATGGAGCAATTCGACGAGCATCTATTACGTCACGCACTGGCACAGGGACGCACCCACCCCAGAGAGCCGCGCATTCGTCGAAGAATTCTCGCGCGCGGCGGGGGCGGATGTTCTGGCCGAATTATCTCCTGGGAATGTGCTGGCCTATGATGCCTTACAGCTTTTCGCCGCCGCCGTGCGCGCGGCGGGCAGTGCGGAGCCAAGGCGCATTCGCGACGCGCTGGCCGCAACGAATGGCTTTCGCGGAGCGACGGGGACGTTCAGTTTCGATGAGCAACGCAATCCGCGCAAGGATGCCTTCATCCTGCAAATCGTCGGCGAGGATACGGTGTTCGTGAAGACGGTGCATTCGGAGGGAAAATGA
- a CDS encoding SphA family protein yields the protein MKRLLLGLALLLAAVGPAFAADGHYVNGLEGIKCASVPPPGYYLRTYVAAYNADRVNDRDGNRVDINPDVDVIALALRPIWITGYKVLGADYGVQAVIPFKYTHLDNSVIDADTRSGLGDIDLTPVLLAWHTDRFDVAFSYELFLPTGDWSSSHPASPGKNFWTHMFSLGVTAYLDEARTWSFSILPRYEVHTENTSTDVTYGNDFHFEWGLGKQFGPLEVGLAGYCHWQVTDDSGSGATWDRDVHDRAYAVGPEISYMFETLGVQASLRYLHEFEAVDCTKGDMGVLTITKPF from the coding sequence ATGAAACGACTGCTTCTCGGGCTGGCCCTGCTTCTCGCCGCCGTCGGACCGGCATTTGCCGCCGACGGGCACTACGTCAACGGACTCGAAGGCATCAAATGCGCCAGCGTGCCGCCGCCGGGCTACTATCTGCGCACCTATGTGGCAGCCTACAACGCCGACCGCGTCAACGACCGTGACGGAAACCGCGTGGACATCAACCCTGACGTGGACGTCATCGCGCTGGCGCTGCGCCCCATCTGGATCACCGGGTACAAGGTGCTCGGCGCGGACTACGGCGTGCAGGCCGTCATTCCGTTCAAGTACACCCACCTCGACAACAGCGTCATCGACGCCGACACGCGCTCCGGCCTCGGCGATATCGACCTCACGCCGGTTCTGCTGGCGTGGCACACGGACCGCTTCGACGTGGCCTTCAGCTACGAGCTGTTCCTGCCCACGGGCGACTGGTCCAGCTCGCATCCGGCCTCGCCGGGCAAGAACTTCTGGACGCACATGTTCTCGCTTGGCGTCACGGCGTACCTCGACGAGGCGCGCACGTGGTCCTTCTCCATCCTGCCGCGCTACGAGGTACACACGGAGAACACCTCCACGGACGTGACCTACGGCAACGACTTCCACTTCGAATGGGGCCTCGGCAAGCAGTTCGGCCCACTTGAGGTCGGGCTGGCCGGATACTGCCACTGGCAGGTCACGGACGATTCCGGCAGCGGTGCCACGTGGGACCGCGACGTGCACGACAGGGCCTACGCCGTCGGCCCGGAAATCAGCTACATGTTCGAAACCCTCGGCGTGCAGGCGAGCCTGCGCTATCTCCACGAATTCGAAGCCGTGGACTGCACCAAGGGCGACATGGGCGTGCTCACCATTACCAAACCGTTCTAG